The Mucilaginibacter sp. PAMB04168 genome contains the following window.
GTAAAAGAACAAGGACTAAACTGGACGATAGACTCTGCCGGAACAGGCAACTGGCATGTAGGCGAGGGTCCCGACCATCGTTCGGTACGCACCGCACGGCAGTTTGGTGTTAACATTAGCCAGCAGATATGCCGCCAGTTTAAGGTAAACGATTTTGATACGTTTGACCTGATATTGGTAATGGACAAAAACAACCTGGCCGATGTGCTGGCACAAGCCCGAACCGAGCAGGATGAAACCAAAGTACGACTCTTGCTTAACGACAAAGAAGTACCCGACCCCTATTACGACAACACCCAGTTTGAACCGGTATATCGCCTAATTGAGGGTGGTTGTAAAGACATCATCCGGGAGTATACCCAGGCTTAAATAAGAAAGGCTTTGCAGCTATTGCAAAGCCTTTCTTATTACTTAATTATTGTTATTTAAAGGCTGGGGCTCTGTTAATTTCTCCATACCTGATACTCCACACCTCGTACCGCCTCCACACCTCGCTCCATTTTATTACCTTTGCCGCATGGCTTCTGTTAAACCCTCGGTACCTAAAGGCATGCGCGACTTTTCGCCCGCCGAAATGGTAAAACGCAACTATATATTCGACACTATAAAATCAGTTTTCCGCAAATACGGCTATCAGCAAATTGAAACGCCCACTATGGAGAATTCAGCCACTTTGCTAGGTAAATACGGGGAAGAGGGAGATAAGCTTATTTTTAAAGTACTGAATAGCGGCGATTATTTAGCTAAAACCGATGAACAGGCATTAGCTACACGTAACTCTAATCTGGTAGCTTCTTCTATTTCCGAAAAAGCCTTACGCTATGATTTAACAGTACCCTTTGCCCGTTACGTAGTACAGCACCAAAACGATATTACCTTTCCGTTCAAGCGTTTCCAGGTGCAACCGGTATGGCGTGCCGACAGGCCGCAAAAAGGCCGCTACCGCGAGTTTTACCAGTGCGATGCTGATGTGGTTGGCTCTGATTCATTATTGAATGAGGCGGAGTTTATATTAATATACGACGAAGCACTGAGCAAGCTGGGCTTAACCGATTTTAACATCAAGATCAATAACCGCAAGATACTATCGGGCATAGCCGAAATTATTGGCAAGCCGGAGTTGATTGTGGATATGACCGTGGCTATTGATAAGCTGGATAAAATTGGGTTGGATGGCGTAGTGAACGAACTCCTGACAAAGGGCTTTACTCAAGAAGATATAAATCAGTTGGAGCCGGTAATCCTGTTGCAAGGGAACAATGCCGAAAAGATAGAAAAGCTAAAAACTATTCTGGCATCATCTGCTGTGGGCTTAAAAGGTATTGCCGAACTGGAAACCATATTTACCTACCTGCAGAGCTTTACGCTGCAAAAAGCAACGGTTGAGCTGGATATTACCCTGGCTCGCGGTCTGAATTATTATACCGGGGCTATTTTTGAGGTAAAAACCAATGAGGTGGCTATGGGCAGCATTGGCGGTGGCGGCCGTTATGATGACCTTACCGGAATGTTTGGCCTAAAAGGCTTAACCGGTGCCGGTATATCCTTTGGTGCCGACCGTATTTATGATGTGCTGGAAGAGTTGAAGCTGTTCCCCGAGGCCAGTAATCAAACCACCAAAGTGTTGATCTGCCCGTTTGATGCAGCCGGCGAGGCGTACGGGTTGCCCCTACTGCAAAAGCTGCGCAACAGCAATATCAATGCAGAATTGTACCCTGCAGGCGCAAAAATCAAAAAACAACTGGATTACGCCAATAATAAAAATATCCCTTACGTGGTTGTTATTGGCAGCGACGAAATGCAAAGCGGCTTGCTGACCTTTAAAAACATGCAAAGCGGCGAGCAACAAAAGCTGGGTGCACAGGATATATTGAAGGCGGTGATGTAAATACTATAAAGAGCACCTACTTGTCATTTTTGAGCGTATGCGAAAAATCTTTTCAAAGCAGTTGGCTAATTAACTCGAAAAGATCTCTCACTGTCGTTCGGGATGACAAGGCATTATCATGTTGCTCCTGATAAAGCTTTTAAACTATCCTTATAAATTGGCCATTAGTTCTTTTAAAAACTTATCGGGTACCTCTATATGTGGTATATGTCCGCAGTTGTCAAACTCTATAAGCTTGCAGCCGGGTATCTTTTTAGCCGTGGCAGGTCCTAATAGTTTGTACTGCCCGTGCCGGGCTTTTTCTTCATCACTAAGCAGGGCTTTACCTACTATAGTCTTATCTTCTTTGCCGGTAAATAGTACCGTTGGTACCTTAATCAGCCCAAACTCATAGCATACCGGCTGTTCGTAAATCATTTCGAAGGTAAGTGCGGCAACCTTGGCGTAGCGCGGAAAATCAGCGCTTTTACTTACACCAGCACCAATTTTTACCAGGTAGTCGTACTCCGGCTTCCATTGCGTAAAATATGATGTTTGATAGTATTTCTTAACGCTCTCAAAACTGGTTTTCAGCTCTGTGGCATAGTCCTGCTCTGCCGATTGGTAGGGTACAAAAGTGCGGTAGTCTTCAAGCCCTATCGGGTCTTCAAGCAAAAGCTTATCAACCGTGTTGGGGTACATCAACGTAAAGCGCGTGGCCAGCATACCACCCATAGAATGCCCCATAATAGTTGCTTTTTGTACACCCAGCGTATCCAATAGCTTTTTGTTGAAGGTAGCCAGCTTATGAAAACTGTAGTGAATAAATGGCTTTGACGATTTGCCAAAGCCAATCTGATCGGGTACAACAACCCGATAGCCCTTGGCTGTTAAGGCTTCAATCACGTTGCCCCAATAATAGCCGCCAAAGTTTTTGCCATGAAACAGCATCACCGTTTTACCATTGGCGCTTGTCGGCTTAACATCCATATAAGCCATCCGGATGTCCTGTCCCTCCACCTTAAGCGGCATAAAACTTAAAGGGTAAGGGTATTTCACATTTTCTAAAGTGATAGACAAAGTATCGGGCTGAGCCACTGCTGCAACTGACCCTAACCAGGCTAAAATAAAAAAGGATATTTTACGCATACACATAGATACAGAGGCGTATTTAATTTGTTTCCGTAAACTATGGTCCGGACTCTTGACTATAGCTCCTTGTTTCTAAATTCTCTCTATCTTTACCGGCTATGAAACCTGCTGAAATTAATGCCAAGTGGAGCGAGCTGCAGCAGCGCATTGCAGAAGACTTCGACACCGATTTGCCTGATATAAAAGTGATGCTTTTTTTAATTGGCGTACAAGAACTGGGGCAAGGCCCTAAAAAGTTTACCAAGCGCCAGAAAGAAGAGCTGATGCACATAGCCAATTGCAAACTGTTTAGTCAGCTTGGTTTTTATGAACTGGAAGGTGCCGATCAGGATGGCTGGCCGCACTGGAAACAAGTTAAACCCATCCCCGCTTATACGCTGCTGGAGCAGGAAATGCTCATGAAATCGCTTGTAGTTACTTATTTTGACGAGATGCAATCCTGATATGAAGAAACTGTTAGTTGTTTGCTTTTTATTAATAGCGTCTGCTGCCTGGGCAAAGCCGCCTAAAAACCAGTACGTCCGCATTAAAACCGCCTATGGGCAATGCATCATCAGGTTGTATAATCAAACACCTAAACATCGCGATAATTTTATTAAGCTGGCAAAGCAAGGCTTTTACAACGGCACGTTGTTCCATAGAGTAATACAAAACTTTATGATACAGGGCGGCGACCCAGACTCCAAAGCAGCTAAGCCTGGCCAAGAGTTGGGCAACGGTGGTTTAAAATACACCGTACCGGCCGAGTTTAATGACAGTCTTTTTCATAAACGAGGCGTGTTGGCCGCCGCCCGTGATAATAATCCTGAAAAGGCATCAAGCAGCAGCCAGTTTTATATTGTGGAGGGCAAGCGTGCTACGGATGGACGGTTGGATACACTAGAACAAACGCGGCTCAAAGGCTTTAAAGTACCTGCATGGCAACGCGACGTATACAAGTCTGTTGGTGGTACACCCCAGCTTGACCATGGCTATACCGTTTATGGCGAAGTGATAAGTGGCATTGACATGGTAGATTTGATTGCCGCCGTAGAAAAGGACAAAAAAGACCGCCCGCTTAAAGATGTGGCTATGACCGTTGAGGTGCTTAAGAAAAGGGAGTGCAAACAGCTGGATAAGCTATTACAGATCAGGTAAATATGGCTGTTAATATAAGGCGCGCCACTGCGAGCGATGTAGACAACATACGGCAGTTATTTTATGATACCGTGACCACAGTAAACCGGCAGCACTATAATGATGAGCAGGTTGCCGCATGGTCTGCCGGCTATCATAATCGCGAGAACTGGGCTGGCAAGGTAGCTGCACAGCATTTTATAGTTGCTGAAGAAGAAAGTGCGCTGGCTGGTTTTGCATCCGTAACCAGCGAAGGCTATCTCGATTATATGTTTGTTGATCGCAACAGGCAAGGACAGGGCATAGCCTCGTTGCTTTTAAGCGAGTTGGAGACAATAGCGGCACGCTTATTTCTTGAAACTTTAACTACCCATGCCAGCATAACAGCTAAACCATTTTTTGAAAAGCAGGGATTTGAGGTTGTTAAACAACAAACCGTACAGGTGCGTGGAGCCGAGCTTACCAACTTTGTAATGGAAAAGAAGCTTGCCTTTAAATCTACATCAATTTTACCGCCTGTTTAGGCACCCGATAGATATGAAGATTATTACTTATAACGTAAACGGCATACGCTCAGCCATCAGCAAAAATTGGCTGTCGTGGTTACAGGCTACCGATGCCGACGTGGTATGCCTGCAGGAAATCAAAGCATCGCCCGATGTACTGACCGACTTGCTGCTGATTGAACAGCTGGGCTACCAGCACTACTGGTACCCTGCCGAAAAGAAAGGCTACAGCGGTACCGCCATTTTTACTAAAGAAATGCCCAAGCACATAGAATATGGCTGTGGTATAGAAGATTTTGACCGTGAAGGCCGTTGTATCCGGGTTGATTTTGAAGATGTATCCGTAATGAGTGTCTATTTCCCCTCGGGCTCTAGCGGTGATGAGCGACAATCGTTTAAATTCCGTTTCCTGGATGAATTTGGTGCTTATTTAAATCAGCTGAAATGGGCTTACCCCAAGCTGGTAGTATCTGGCGATTATAACATTTGCCACAAACCTATTGATATACATAACCCCAAATCGAACGCCAACTCATCGGGCTTTTTGCCGGCCGAGCGCGAATGGATGGATGAGTTTTGCGACTCGGGTTTCATCGATTCCTTTCGTTACCTGAATAAGGAGCCCCATAATTATACCTGGTGGAGCTTCAGAGCTAACTCACGTGCTAAGAACCTGGGCTGGCGTATAGATTATAACATGGTGACCAGTGAACTGCAGAGTGCCATAAAACGGGCCGCCATTTTGCCTGAAGCAAAACACTCTGATCATTGCCCGGTTTTACTGGAATTAGCTTTGTAAAATAGAAATAAGTAGCAAGAGCCCGAAACCAAGATTTTAAGAAATGTGGATTGGCTCTTGCTATTGATATTAAACAATGGGCATTTTCCCGTTGCTCTTGGGCAGAATATATTCTGTTATTTTGCGGTCAAACTCATTCACATCGTCTATCACCTCAACAGGGTCAAAGAAAGACAATCCTATAAAACGGGTATCAGCCCGGCATTGGACCATAAAGCGGTCATAGAAGCCTTTTCCGTAACCAACGCGGTAGCCTTGTTTATCGAATGCTAATAGCGGCACCAGCATCATGTCTATCGTTAACGGGTCAATTGCATTGCCGCTTACCGGCTCGGGTATTTCAAAAGCATTAATACTTAACTCCAGTTGTTCATCATCAGCATAATTTTGCATGGTATGGTGTGCAAAATCAGCTTTAGGAAATGCAAGCAAAATATCCCGATGATTATCTTTTAACCAGTTGCGTATTAGAAAGGTATCGGGTTCTTTACGTTTATGAATAGGCAGAAAAAGGTGTATGCACTTAATGCCGGCCAGGTTAAGTTGTTGAAACTGACGCAGCAACCGATGGTTTAAATGATCGTACTCCGCTTGCGATAGCAGGTTGCGCTTAGCAATGTATAGTTTACGTATTTCGGCTTTGGTCAAAGTCAGCAAATGAAGATTTAATCATCTCATTGCAAGATACGAAGCAATATCTTTGGAAGCAAGAACCGGATATGAGTTCAAATATGCTTAATACTTGCAGTAACTTATGAATGCTAAAAAACAAAAAGGCCTCCGAATTGGAGGCCTTTTATACAATATGGTAAAAAGATTAACCTTTTACACGCTCAATATAAGCGCCTGTGGTGGTGTCAACTTTTACTTTATCGCCTTGGTTGATGAACAACGGTACGCGAATTTCGGCACCGGTTTCTACTGTAGCAGCTTTCAGGGCGTTGGTTGAGGTATCACCTTTTACAGCGGGCTCAGAATAGGTTATTTCCAACTCTACCGAGGCTGGCGCCTGGGCCATAATTGGCTCATCGCTTTCAAAAGCTATAATAACGTTCACGCCTTCTTTCAAGAATTTAACAGCATTGCCAAACAAAAATTTAGGTATGTTAAATTGCTCGTAAGTGGCATTATCCATTACTACAAGGTCGTTACCATCTTCATACAAGTATTGATAATCGCTTGTTTCTACGCGGGCAATGGTTACTTCTTCGTCGGTACGGAAACGGTACTCAACCAGCTTGCCTGATTTTACGTTGCGCATACGGGCCTGGTAAAAGGCACGTAAGTTACCGGGCGTACGGTGTATAAACTCCTCCACCTGCACTAACTCCCCATTGAAGCGGAGTATATTCCCGTTTTTTATTTCTGATGCTTTAGACATAATAATTTTTAGTGGTGCAAACTTAGGTACTTAACAGCAAACAATCAAGCAGTTAATTACCTGCGGTTGCCGGGTCGCCATCGGTATTCAGTTCAACAATCTCATAGCCTAATTTTTGCAGGCCAGGTAAAATGCGGGCTTTATCGCCTACCAGTAAAATGTTCATTTGACCGGGCAGGATGTACTGGTGTGCAACAGTCTTTAACTGATCCTGCGTCATGCTATTTAGTAGTGCAGTTTGCCTGGTAATGTAATCGGCGGGCAAATTGTATTCTTGTATCAACGAGATAAAGCGGGCTTTTTGAAAACCGGTTTCATAACGCAGTGCATTACCCTGGCTAATTGCTTTTTTCAGGAAAGTTACCTCCTCGGCTGTGGGGCCATTGGTGCTAAAGTTTTTCAACTCCGTCATTAAGGCTACTAATGCGCTATCGGTTGATGCCGCGCGGATACCTGAGCTAAAGGCAAATGAACCGGCATATTTATCGGCCGAGAACGTGCTGCGTGCACCATAGGTCCAACCTTTGGTTTCGCGCAGGTAGGTGTTGAGGCGGCTAGTGAAGTCGGTACCCAGCGGGTAGTTAGCCATATAGGCTTTATAGTAATCGCCGGTTGGGTTGTAACGCAGGTTGTTGCCATATCCCACCGAAAACTGGGTTTGGGCAGCCTTGGGCACATCTACAATGTAAATTTTGGTTTTAGCTACCGGTAAAGCTGCTGCCGGAGCTGCAAGGGTTACCTTTTTGTTGGGTAGCTTGCCTAAGAAGGCCAACTGGGTAATTACCTCTGGTTCTTTAACATCGCCTACAACTACCACTTTCGCGCCGTTAGCGGTCATAAAGTTGTCGTAATAGCTTTGTATGTCGCTAAAAGTAATGTTGGTAACTGTTTGCTCAGTACCCGATTCAGGCAAACCCAGCACGTTATTGCCGCCATAGTTCAGCTTGGCAAATACGCTGTTTGCTATAGCCGCCGGCTGTGCTTTAAGTAATTTAAAAGATTCTAAACGTTGCTTTTTCAAGCGGTCAAATGCTTCCTGGGTAAATTTAGGACTCAGCATGCGCTCCTGTAGAAGCGCCATAGTTTTAGGCAGATTAGTTTTAAGTGACTGTACCTGGAAAACCACCGCATCTACATCATTACTTACGCGTATACTGCTACCTAGTTTTTGCAACTCGGCAGCAAAGCGCTCGGCCGAATATTGACGTGTATCCTCGCCCATCATAGCTGTAAAGAAACTTGCTAAACCAGCTTTCGACAAATTAGCCGCATCGGCCAAACGGCCACCAGGGATGCTGATGTTGAGGGTAACTACAGGTACTTCGTTGTTTTCGGACCCAATAACCTGTACACCTGGAGATAAAGTTTTTTGCCAGAAAACAGGCGCTTTAGTAACCGGGGAGGCACCAATTGGCGGTACTTGGCTGCGGTCAAAGTTATCTTTAGGGCGGTTGTATTTTAAGCCGGCATAGCCGTAGTTTGGCGCTTTATACTGAGTAGTATCAACCGTAAAGTTGTCGGCTTTGGCCGGCGTAACATTTTGGCCTTTAGTAAGTACGCTTAAAACAACAGCACCCTTGTTTTTGATGTATTTGTTGTAGGCATTGATCACATCCTGCTTGGTAAGCGAGGTATAAGCTTTTAGCTGTGAGGCCGTCATGTTAGGGTTGCCGGTATAGGTTTGGTACTCGGCCAGTTGAGACACTTTACCCGATACACTTTGCAGGCCGTTAATAAACTGTGATAGCATGCTGCCTTTAAATTTTTCTATGTCCTCGTCGGTAATACCACGTTTCTCCAGCGAGTCGAGCGATGCGCGGTAAAGCTGCTCCATATCGGCCAGGGTTTTGCCGGGTAAGGGCACCAATTGCACCACAAACTCACCAGCCAGCTCATCATTACTGCTATAGGCAGATGCTTGTAAGGCCAGTTGCTTTTTCACCACAGTTTGATATAAAACAGAGTTTTTACCTTGGCCTAATATCTCAGCCAGGCAATCGATAGCCGGCATGTCTTTAGCAAAGTTAGGTACGGTTGGATACACCATAGCCAGCATAGGCAAACGTGCGTAATTATCAGTATAGGACGCATAGCGATTGGCTGTTAAGCTAACAGCCGGAACAGCAACCGGTTTAACTTCCGGACCACGAGGAATGCTGCCAAAATACTTTTCGATCATTTTGAGGGTAGAAGCTGTTTGGAAATCGCCACCAATGGTAAGCGTGGCATTGTTAGGGCCATACCACCGCATAAAGAAGTTTTTCAGATCATTCACATTGCTGCGATTCAAATCTTCGATGTAGCCTATAGTTAACCAAGAGTACGGGTGACCGTAAGGATAAAGATTTTTGCTATAGTACTGCGATACCAGGCCATAGGGGCGGTTATCATAGTTCTGGCCACGCTCGTTCTTTACCGTAGCACGCTGTACCTCAAAACGATCCTGCGTTACCTGACCCAGCAAAAACCCCATACGGTCGGCTTCGAGCCATATTGTATTTTCCAACAAGTTAGCTGGTACCGTTTCATAATAGTTAGTGCGGTCGTGGTTGGTAGAGCCATTGTTAGTACCGCCATTACCAATCGTAATTTTATCATGAACACCTTTAAGCGCATGGTCTGACCCTTCAAACATCATGTGCTCAAAAAAGTGTGCAAAGCCCGATTTGCCTATCTCTTCCCGGGCCGAACCTACATGGTACGTTACATCTACATGTACCAGCGGGTCTGAGTGGTCTTCGTGTAAAATAACGGTTAAGCCGTTAGGCAGTACATATTTCTCGTAAGGAATAACCAGTTCGGTGCCGGTTTTGGTTACTTTTTGTACCAGTTTGGCCTGCCCGTAAGTAGTAGCACTTGCAGCAAGCAGCGCAAGCATTAGGCGTAGAGATTTTTTCATGCAGTAAAATATAGCTAAGCAGCTAATTTAATGCATTGTACAGAGATTTTAGATGCGCACTTTATAAAAATTATTTTCGCTTATTTGTGTCGCCCCTGCATTTAAGGAGGTTATTAAATAACTACGGGTGACGATGGCTATTTGTAGGTAGTAATATGGAGGCGGTTACTACAAAAGCTGTACTCCTGCTCCTGGTTAGAGCCTACTATAATCAAGCGGTTGCCTGCATATTTTTCAACCAGTTGTAAATACCAGTCGGTTCCCTGCGTGTCCAGATTTGAGGTGGGTTCATCCAGCATGAGCATGGCGGTATCGGAGCAAAAAGCCAGGGCCAGCTTAAGCCGCTGTTTCATACCCGATGAGAAGTATCGAACCAATTTATTTTTACTGCTTTGCATGCCCAGCAAATCTATAAGGCCGGCTTTATCTATGTCGGCTATGTAGGGTTTAAATTGAAAATGGAAGTCGATTACCTCACTTAAACTAAAATCTTCTATTAATTCCAGGTAGGGTGCTGCAAGGCTTATGTGCTTAAAAACAACCTCTACATCAATGGCTTTATCGTTAAAGCCAAAGCTTACCGTTCCAGCCGATGGAGACAAGCTGCCATTAAGTAATTGCAGTAAAGTGGATTTTCCGGAACCGTTAGGCCCCAGTATTGCATAGCTGTTTCCCGAAGTAAAAGTGTAGTTAATCCCCTTAAAAATCCAGTCGCGGTTAAACCGGCGGCCGGCGTTGGCAAGGGTAATGTTGAGTTGATGGTTCATTGTTAATAGTTCGGGTTTGGCTATGATGTTACGGGCATGAAACGGCCAGCAACAATAACCATCAATGAACTAATTAATTATTGCCGAATCCTTTCATAATACCCCGTTGCGAGCTTTGGATGAAGTTAAGGATCTCGTCCCGCTCAGCAGTCGGACGAAAGTCGGCTTCTATGATCTCCATAGCTTTGGTTACGTTACTATTTTTTACAAACAGCGTACGGTATATATCCTGTATCTCGTTAATCTTATCCTCGCTAAAGCCGCGGCGACGTAAACCTACCGAATTGATGCCGGCGTATGATAAAGGCTCGCGGGCGGCTTTTACATAAGGAGGAACGTCCTTGCGTACCAACGAACCTCCGGTTACAAAAGCGTGCGAACCTACGCTGCAAAACTGGTGTATAGCTACCATGCCCGCCAGTACTACATAATTACCAACCGTAACATGCCCTGCAATAGTGGTGTTGTTAGAGAAGATACAATTATCGCCAATTACGCAATCGTGGGCTACGTGGCAGTAAGCCATGATAAGGCAATTGCTGCCTATTTCGGTTTTCCAATGGTCTTTAGTGCCGCGGTTAATGGTCACACATTCGCGAATGGTGGTATTATCGCCAATGGTGGCCTGGGTGTTTTCGCCTTTAAACTTTAAATCCTGCGGAATGGCTGATATAACAGCGCCCGGAAATATGCGGCAGTTTTTGCCAATACGGGCGCCGTCCATA
Protein-coding sequences here:
- a CDS encoding low molecular weight protein-tyrosine-phosphatase; translated protein: MKILMVCLGNICRSPLAEGIMQHLVKEQGLNWTIDSAGTGNWHVGEGPDHRSVRTARQFGVNISQQICRQFKVNDFDTFDLILVMDKNNLADVLAQARTEQDETKVRLLLNDKEVPDPYYDNTQFEPVYRLIEGGCKDIIREYTQA
- a CDS encoding pitrilysin family protein, producing the protein MKKSLRLMLALLAASATTYGQAKLVQKVTKTGTELVIPYEKYVLPNGLTVILHEDHSDPLVHVDVTYHVGSAREEIGKSGFAHFFEHMMFEGSDHALKGVHDKITIGNGGTNNGSTNHDRTNYYETVPANLLENTIWLEADRMGFLLGQVTQDRFEVQRATVKNERGQNYDNRPYGLVSQYYSKNLYPYGHPYSWLTIGYIEDLNRSNVNDLKNFFMRWYGPNNATLTIGGDFQTASTLKMIEKYFGSIPRGPEVKPVAVPAVSLTANRYASYTDNYARLPMLAMVYPTVPNFAKDMPAIDCLAEILGQGKNSVLYQTVVKKQLALQASAYSSNDELAGEFVVQLVPLPGKTLADMEQLYRASLDSLEKRGITDEDIEKFKGSMLSQFINGLQSVSGKVSQLAEYQTYTGNPNMTASQLKAYTSLTKQDVINAYNKYIKNKGAVVLSVLTKGQNVTPAKADNFTVDTTQYKAPNYGYAGLKYNRPKDNFDRSQVPPIGASPVTKAPVFWQKTLSPGVQVIGSENNEVPVVTLNISIPGGRLADAANLSKAGLASFFTAMMGEDTRQYSAERFAAELQKLGSSIRVSNDVDAVVFQVQSLKTNLPKTMALLQERMLSPKFTQEAFDRLKKQRLESFKLLKAQPAAIANSVFAKLNYGGNNVLGLPESGTEQTVTNITFSDIQSYYDNFMTANGAKVVVVGDVKEPEVITQLAFLGKLPNKKVTLAAPAAALPVAKTKIYIVDVPKAAQTQFSVGYGNNLRYNPTGDYYKAYMANYPLGTDFTSRLNTYLRETKGWTYGARSTFSADKYAGSFAFSSGIRAASTDSALVALMTELKNFSTNGPTAEEVTFLKKAISQGNALRYETGFQKARFISLIQEYNLPADYITRQTALLNSMTQDQLKTVAHQYILPGQMNILLVGDKARILPGLQKLGYEIVELNTDGDPATAGN
- the lpxA gene encoding acyl-ACP--UDP-N-acetylglucosamine O-acyltransferase, producing the protein MIQPLAYIHPQAKIADNVVIEPFVTIHKDVEIGEGSWIGSNVTIMDGARIGKNCRIFPGAVISAIPQDLKFKGENTQATIGDNTTIRECVTINRGTKDHWKTEIGSNCLIMAYCHVAHDCVIGDNCIFSNNTTIAGHVTVGNYVVLAGMVAIHQFCSVGSHAFVTGGSLVRKDVPPYVKAAREPLSYAGINSVGLRRRGFSEDKINEIQDIYRTLFVKNSNVTKAMEIIEADFRPTAERDEILNFIQSSQRGIMKGFGNN
- a CDS encoding peptidylprolyl isomerase translates to MKKLLVVCFLLIASAAWAKPPKNQYVRIKTAYGQCIIRLYNQTPKHRDNFIKLAKQGFYNGTLFHRVIQNFMIQGGDPDSKAAKPGQELGNGGLKYTVPAEFNDSLFHKRGVLAAARDNNPEKASSSSQFYIVEGKRATDGRLDTLEQTRLKGFKVPAWQRDVYKSVGGTPQLDHGYTVYGEVISGIDMVDLIAAVEKDKKDRPLKDVAMTVEVLKKRECKQLDKLLQIR
- the efp gene encoding elongation factor P, coding for MSKASEIKNGNILRFNGELVQVEEFIHRTPGNLRAFYQARMRNVKSGKLVEYRFRTDEEVTIARVETSDYQYLYEDGNDLVVMDNATYEQFNIPKFLFGNAVKFLKEGVNVIIAFESDEPIMAQAPASVELEITYSEPAVKGDTSTNALKAATVETGAEIRVPLFINQGDKVKVDTTTGAYIERVKG
- the hisS gene encoding histidine--tRNA ligase, with the protein product MASVKPSVPKGMRDFSPAEMVKRNYIFDTIKSVFRKYGYQQIETPTMENSATLLGKYGEEGDKLIFKVLNSGDYLAKTDEQALATRNSNLVASSISEKALRYDLTVPFARYVVQHQNDITFPFKRFQVQPVWRADRPQKGRYREFYQCDADVVGSDSLLNEAEFILIYDEALSKLGLTDFNIKINNRKILSGIAEIIGKPELIVDMTVAIDKLDKIGLDGVVNELLTKGFTQEDINQLEPVILLQGNNAEKIEKLKTILASSAVGLKGIAELETIFTYLQSFTLQKATVELDITLARGLNYYTGAIFEVKTNEVAMGSIGGGGRYDDLTGMFGLKGLTGAGISFGADRIYDVLEELKLFPEASNQTTKVLICPFDAAGEAYGLPLLQKLRNSNINAELYPAGAKIKKQLDYANNKNIPYVVVIGSDEMQSGLLTFKNMQSGEQQKLGAQDILKAVM
- a CDS encoding alpha/beta hydrolase gives rise to the protein MRKISFFILAWLGSVAAVAQPDTLSITLENVKYPYPLSFMPLKVEGQDIRMAYMDVKPTSANGKTVMLFHGKNFGGYYWGNVIEALTAKGYRVVVPDQIGFGKSSKPFIHYSFHKLATFNKKLLDTLGVQKATIMGHSMGGMLATRFTLMYPNTVDKLLLEDPIGLEDYRTFVPYQSAEQDYATELKTSFESVKKYYQTSYFTQWKPEYDYLVKIGAGVSKSADFPRYAKVAALTFEMIYEQPVCYEFGLIKVPTVLFTGKEDKTIVGKALLSDEEKARHGQYKLLGPATAKKIPGCKLIEFDNCGHIPHIEVPDKFLKELMANL
- a CDS encoding 5-formyltetrahydrofolate cyclo-ligase — protein: MTKAEIRKLYIAKRNLLSQAEYDHLNHRLLRQFQQLNLAGIKCIHLFLPIHKRKEPDTFLIRNWLKDNHRDILLAFPKADFAHHTMQNYADDEQLELSINAFEIPEPVSGNAIDPLTIDMMLVPLLAFDKQGYRVGYGKGFYDRFMVQCRADTRFIGLSFFDPVEVIDDVNEFDRKITEYILPKSNGKMPIV
- a CDS encoding ATP-binding cassette domain-containing protein; its protein translation is MNHQLNITLANAGRRFNRDWIFKGINYTFTSGNSYAILGPNGSGKSTLLQLLNGSLSPSAGTVSFGFNDKAIDVEVVFKHISLAAPYLELIEDFSLSEVIDFHFQFKPYIADIDKAGLIDLLGMQSSKNKLVRYFSSGMKQRLKLALAFCSDTAMLMLDEPTSNLDTQGTDWYLQLVEKYAGNRLIIVGSNQEQEYSFCSNRLHITTYK
- a CDS encoding GNAT family N-acetyltransferase; protein product: MAVNIRRATASDVDNIRQLFYDTVTTVNRQHYNDEQVAAWSAGYHNRENWAGKVAAQHFIVAEEESALAGFASVTSEGYLDYMFVDRNRQGQGIASLLLSELETIAARLFLETLTTHASITAKPFFEKQGFEVVKQQTVQVRGAELTNFVMEKKLAFKSTSILPPV
- a CDS encoding exodeoxyribonuclease III, giving the protein MKIITYNVNGIRSAISKNWLSWLQATDADVVCLQEIKASPDVLTDLLLIEQLGYQHYWYPAEKKGYSGTAIFTKEMPKHIEYGCGIEDFDREGRCIRVDFEDVSVMSVYFPSGSSGDERQSFKFRFLDEFGAYLNQLKWAYPKLVVSGDYNICHKPIDIHNPKSNANSSGFLPAEREWMDEFCDSGFIDSFRYLNKEPHNYTWWSFRANSRAKNLGWRIDYNMVTSELQSAIKRAAILPEAKHSDHCPVLLELAL